TCAGAGGTATCAATATAACCGCTTACTGATTGTATCATACCAATATCAGCTAAAAATGTCACATTAACCGAACCAGAAATAGATACTTTTAAACCACTCTCTACGTTCTCTTGTATGTCAATACTCCCTCTCAAATTTTCTTTGCAATAACTTACACTTAAATCTTTTATATCAAAAAAATCCAACTCTATAAAAACAGTGTTGTACCCGGAATTAGTCCATTTTGAAGGAGGATTATCAACAAATTTTGGCATATTAAAATGTATTGAAACTCTCCTGCCTTCATCAGTAATTTTAATGGCTGCTATACGAACATTATTAAGATCAGGAACGTCATTGTATAGATTTGAAATAAACTTGCTTCTTTCTAAAAAGTTATACCACATATTATTATACACCACCTATTTTATTTAAAAAGGATAATGGTCTTTTGTATTTTCTACTTTTCCAGTACGAGGCTTATCAGCAGGTCTCACGTTAAAATGAGGTCCTTGTCCGCCTTTTTGGTGTCCTGCACTATGATCTTGAACAATTATTTTTTCCCCACGATTGTTTGTATAATGATATTCTCGAGTCATTATAACATTCCCTTTGCTATCTTTTATTACATGCCCACCTTCATAATCTGCATTACGCATCGGTACTTTTTCAACTTTTTGAGGTTGTTGACTTCTTGGGATATTAGTGTCTCTTTTCGCTTTATTAAATGCTCCTTTTCTACTAGGGAGATTACTAGTACCTTTAGCAACATCCCCAACATTATCTGCATTCTTCGCAAACTT
The DNA window shown above is from Salipaludibacillus agaradhaerens and carries:
- a CDS encoding Imm50 family immunity protein, with the translated sequence MWYNFLERSKFISNLYNDVPDLNNVRIAAIKITDEGRRVSIHFNMPKFVDNPPSKWTNSGYNTVFIELDFFDIKDLSVSYCKENLRGSIDIQENVESGLKVSISGSVNVTFLADIGMIQSVSGYIDTSEE